The proteins below come from a single Candidatus Hydrogenedens sp. genomic window:
- the cysK gene encoding cysteine synthase A has protein sequence MKVFTDNSQSIGNTPLIRINKLSQGTKTKKIFAKIEGRNPGYSVKCRIGAAMIWDAENKGLLKPGGTIIEPTSGNTGIALAFVSAARGYRLILTMPETMSLERRAMLKAFGADIILTPGEKGMRGAIAEAERIASENPNYFMPQQFKNPANPSIHFRTTGPEIWNDTDGTVDVFVAGIGTGGTITGVSRYIKEVCGKKIISVGVEPAGSPVLSGGSPGPHKIQGIGAGFKPDILDLNLVDRIETVTDEEAFETARRLAKEEGIIAGISSGAAMAVAIRLAKREEFEHKAFVVILPDSGERYLSTSLFNGQ, from the coding sequence ATGAAAGTATTTACAGATAACAGTCAATCTATTGGAAATACCCCACTGATAAGAATAAACAAACTTAGTCAGGGGACAAAAACTAAAAAAATCTTTGCAAAAATCGAAGGGAGAAACCCGGGTTACTCTGTAAAATGCCGTATTGGTGCTGCAATGATATGGGACGCCGAGAATAAAGGATTATTAAAACCTGGTGGCACTATTATAGAACCTACATCTGGCAACACAGGTATAGCTCTTGCCTTTGTTTCTGCGGCGAGGGGATATCGTCTTATTCTTACCATGCCAGAAACCATGAGTTTAGAACGCAGAGCAATGTTAAAAGCCTTTGGAGCCGATATAATTCTCACTCCAGGGGAAAAAGGAATGAGAGGAGCCATTGCTGAAGCAGAAAGAATTGCCAGTGAAAACCCCAATTATTTCATGCCGCAACAATTTAAAAATCCGGCAAATCCTTCCATACATTTCAGAACAACAGGACCCGAAATTTGGAATGATACGGACGGAACTGTAGATGTATTTGTGGCTGGTATAGGCACAGGGGGAACGATAACAGGGGTAAGTAGGTATATTAAAGAAGTATGTGGGAAAAAGATTATAAGTGTAGGTGTTGAACCTGCAGGCTCACCTGTCCTATCTGGTGGTTCTCCAGGTCCTCACAAAATCCAAGGAATTGGTGCAGGATTTAAACCCGATATTCTGGATTTAAATCTGGTGGACCGCATTGAAACAGTAACAGACGAAGAAGCCTTTGAAACAGCCCGACGATTAGCAAAAGAAGAAGGGATTATTGCTGGAATAAGTTCAGGCGCGGCTATGGCTGTAGCTATTCGATTAGCCAAGAGGGAAGAATTTGAGCATAAAGCTTTTGTAGTTATTCTCCCGGATTCTGGTGAACGATATTTATCTACATCTCTTTTTAATGGACAATAA